The sequence AGGACCGTCGAATCGGGACCGTACAGCCGCAGCTGGAGCTTGCCGCCCACGGAGGGTCCAAGCACAAAGAGCCGCACGCTGACCAGAGCCTCAGGGAACAAGCGGTCGAGATCCCGCTGAATCTCCTTGGTCAGGCCCGGGATGCGCTTGTAATCGTCAACGTCGACAAGGATCTGGCCAAAGGCGTCGTAACTCTTCTCCGTCGGATAGGTCAGCAGGAAACGGACCTGCCCTCCCCCGATCATGGTCGTCATGTGGGTCACGCCTTCGCGCCTGCCGATATCCGCTTCGGCCCGCTCCAGTTGCCGCTGGGTTTCGCGGATGTCAGTGCCCTCGGCGAACCAGAAGTCCACGTAGAACTGTGCTCTGGTCGAGTCCGGGAAGAAGCTGTTCTTGAGGGTTCCAAAGCCGACCATGGACGCGATGAACAGGGCGACCACGACCGCCACAGTGACCCAGCGCCAGCGGATGCACCACGCCAGAAAGACGCGATATGCGCAGTAGAATCTCCCGCCATAAGGATCGGGGGAGGCGCTTGAGCCGTCCGCGTTTTGCGGCCTGACCTTCAGAAACGTCTTGCAAAAGAGCGGGGTGGTGTTCACGGCCGTGACCCAGCTCATGAGCAGGGAAATGAGAATGACATAAAAGAGGGAACGGCAATATTCTCCCGTGCTGTCCTGGGAAGTGCCGATGGCGGCAAAGGCGGCCACGGCCACGAAGGTCGCGCCCAGGAGCGGCACCCCGACCTGTCCCACGACATCACGGGCAGCGGTCAGAGCGTCGACGCCCCGGTTCATCTTCTCCTTCATCCCGTCCGTGACCACGATGGCATTGTCGACCAGCATGCCCAGCGCGATGACCAGCGCGCCGAGCGAGATCCTCTCCAGAGTGATGTCGCCCAGGTCCATGACGATAAAAGTCGCCATGATGGTGATCACAAGGACCGCCCCGATGATCAGCCCGCTGCGCAGCCCCATGAATATGAGCAGCACCACCACGACGATGGCCACGGCCTCCAGCAGGTTGATCAGAAAACCGTTGATGGCCTCGGTCACGGCCCGGCTCTGGTGCGAGATGACGTGCAGCTCCATGCCCACCGGACGCATGGATTCAAGCTCGCGGAAACGCTGATCCAGAGACTCGCCCATGTCGACCACGTTGCCGCCCAGAACGGTGGACACGGCCAGCCCGATGGCGGGCTTGCCGTCGTAACGCAGGATCGCATCCGGCGGAGCGATGTAGTCGCGCTTGATGTCGGCCACGTCACGCAGATAGACCGTGCTGTCCGACCCCATGCCCTTGATGAGCAGCCCGCCGATGTCCTGCTCGGATTTGAATTCGCCCGTGGGGCTGATGGGGATGTATTCGCCCCCCAGCGGCAGATGCCCACCGCTGGCCGGAATGTTCTTGGCCTTCAGGGCGCCTGCGATATCGGACGGAGCAACGCCGAATTGGGACATTTTTTCGCGGCGCATCTCGATGAAGATGGCCTCCTTCTGCACGCCGTAAAGCATGATCCGCTTCACGTCCTTGGCCTTCAAGAGCTCGCGCTGCAGAAACTTGGCGTACTCGTGAAGTTCGCGCGGCGTATAGCCCTCTCCGGTGATGGCCAGAAAGACGCCGTAAACATCGCCAAAATCGTCATTGACGATGGATGGCCCGGCGCCGGGCGGCAGACTGCGCTGCGCGTCGGAAACCTTGCGCCGCAGCTCGTCCCAGACCTGAGGCAAGGAGGACTTGTCAAAGTTGTCCTTCATCGTGACCTGCACGATGGACAAGTCCCGCGAGGATCTCGACTCCACCCGCTCCAATTGGCCCATCTCCTGGCAGGCCTTCTCGATCACGTTGGTGACCTCTTCCTCCACCTGCTCCGCCGAGGCCCCCGCATACGGG is a genomic window of Desulfomicrobium baculatum DSM 4028 containing:
- a CDS encoding efflux RND transporter permease subunit, producing the protein MMMNIAEWSIRKSVISWVMTILFLVVGWYSFNNLSRLEDPEFTIKEAVIITPYAGASAEQVEEEVTNVIEKACQEMGQLERVESRSSRDLSIVQVTMKDNFDKSSLPQVWDELRRKVSDAQRSLPPGAGPSIVNDDFGDVYGVFLAITGEGYTPRELHEYAKFLQRELLKAKDVKRIMLYGVQKEAIFIEMRREKMSQFGVAPSDIAGALKAKNIPASGGHLPLGGEYIPISPTGEFKSEQDIGGLLIKGMGSDSTVYLRDVADIKRDYIAPPDAILRYDGKPAIGLAVSTVLGGNVVDMGESLDQRFRELESMRPVGMELHVISHQSRAVTEAINGFLINLLEAVAIVVVVLLIFMGLRSGLIIGAVLVITIMATFIVMDLGDITLERISLGALVIALGMLVDNAIVVTDGMKEKMNRGVDALTAARDVVGQVGVPLLGATFVAVAAFAAIGTSQDSTGEYCRSLFYVILISLLMSWVTAVNTTPLFCKTFLKVRPQNADGSSASPDPYGGRFYCAYRVFLAWCIRWRWVTVAVVVALFIASMVGFGTLKNSFFPDSTRAQFYVDFWFAEGTDIRETQRQLERAEADIGRREGVTHMTTMIGGGQVRFLLTYPTEKSYDAFGQILVDVDDYKRIPGLTKEIQRDLDRLFPEALVSVRLFVLGPSVGGKLQLRLYGPDSTVLRELAAKAEQVLLDDPHAKSVRNEWRQKAKVMRPRMAEVPALKAGIERPQIATAFESVFEGTRVGVFKERDELLPIITRAPEEERADLDSMEGMPIWSPAAQSMIPIGQVLSGITMEFEDAYLWRRDRFKMLRIHADPSEGLPSELMQRVKPRIEQVLNVDVAQVLGKTLPPGEDPFQKDYDASTLKVGYSDKWPIKDMPGYYMAWGGESEDSAKANARLAGTIPVFFGLMVLIVIVLFNSIKKTLVIWLTVPLSVIGVTAGLLLFNQPFGFMSLLGLMSLSGMLIKNAIVLIDQIDVETGSGKPPFKAVLDSGVSRLIPVSMAALTTILGMLPLVQDAFFVSMAVTIMFGLGFATVLTLIVVPVLYAIFFNVKCEE